In the Arthrobacter sp. 31Y genome, one interval contains:
- a CDS encoding dihydroxyacetone kinase family protein, whose translation MTRLFNEPSAFADEMIEGFVASHGRWVRRVSGGVARSTRSTPDSVALVIGGGSGHYPAFAGLVGQGLAHGAAMGNLFASPSAQQVYNVAKAADNGGGVLLGYGNYAGDVLHFTQAQDKLRAEGIDCRSIAVTDDISSAPLTEKHKRRGIAGDLTVFKVAAAAAEAGYSMDAVLGIAERANDRTRSFGVAFTGCTLPGADHPLFSVPEGRMAVGMGIHGEPGIAETNIPTADELAELLVKDLLAEIPDGLSVHGARVVPILNGLGSVKYEELFVVYRRVAQLLAEAGIEAVDPQVGELVTSFDMAGTSLTLFWLDSELEELWLAPADAPAFRRGAVSAQALDADQLTMAAEQQSVIPDASEESKTAAPTILAALGAAKAVVDANVEELGRIDAIAGDGDHGIGMERGIHAAVAAAEDAVERGAGAGTALNLAADAWADKAGGTSGALWGMALRAVGQSVGDTDAPNAVAVAAGVAEAKRSIMDFGKAKVGDKTLVDVLSPFSEALTAAVQGGATLQEAWGAAATIAEQSAEATANLLPLMGRARPHAEKSLGTPDAGAVSMALIVRAIHNTFAETQTAGNTPVKENA comes from the coding sequence CTACCCGGCCTTCGCCGGGCTGGTTGGCCAAGGCCTGGCGCACGGCGCGGCGATGGGCAATCTGTTCGCCTCACCTTCGGCACAGCAGGTCTATAACGTGGCCAAGGCAGCGGATAACGGCGGCGGCGTGCTCCTGGGCTACGGAAATTACGCCGGGGACGTCCTGCACTTCACCCAGGCCCAGGACAAGCTCCGCGCCGAGGGCATCGACTGCAGGAGCATCGCAGTCACGGACGACATCTCTTCGGCTCCCTTGACCGAGAAGCACAAGCGCCGCGGGATCGCCGGGGACCTGACGGTCTTCAAAGTGGCGGCCGCTGCCGCTGAGGCCGGCTACTCCATGGACGCTGTCTTGGGGATCGCCGAGCGCGCCAATGACCGCACCCGTTCCTTCGGCGTCGCGTTCACCGGGTGCACGCTCCCGGGCGCGGACCACCCGCTCTTCTCAGTTCCCGAAGGGCGCATGGCCGTGGGCATGGGCATCCACGGCGAACCCGGCATTGCCGAGACGAACATCCCGACGGCGGATGAACTCGCCGAGCTGCTGGTCAAGGACCTCCTTGCCGAGATCCCGGACGGCCTTTCCGTCCACGGCGCACGGGTGGTCCCGATCCTCAACGGCCTGGGTAGCGTCAAATACGAAGAGCTCTTTGTGGTCTACCGCCGCGTGGCCCAGCTGCTCGCTGAGGCCGGTATCGAGGCTGTGGACCCGCAGGTGGGCGAGCTCGTGACCAGTTTCGACATGGCCGGCACCTCCCTCACACTGTTCTGGCTGGACTCCGAGCTCGAGGAACTCTGGCTCGCACCCGCGGACGCCCCGGCTTTCCGCCGCGGTGCGGTAAGCGCTCAAGCGCTCGACGCCGACCAGCTCACCATGGCCGCCGAGCAGCAATCCGTGATCCCGGACGCCAGCGAGGAATCCAAAACCGCAGCGCCCACCATCCTCGCGGCCCTGGGCGCCGCCAAAGCCGTGGTTGACGCCAATGTGGAAGAACTCGGCCGGATCGACGCGATCGCCGGCGACGGCGACCACGGGATCGGCATGGAGCGTGGAATTCACGCCGCAGTCGCTGCTGCGGAAGACGCCGTCGAACGCGGTGCAGGGGCAGGGACCGCCCTGAACCTGGCCGCCGACGCCTGGGCTGACAAAGCCGGTGGCACCTCAGGTGCGCTGTGGGGAATGGCCCTGCGCGCCGTCGGACAATCCGTCGGCGACACCGACGCCCCCAACGCCGTAGCCGTGGCCGCGGGTGTGGCCGAAGCGAAGCGTTCCATCATGGACTTCGGCAAAGCCAAAGTAGGCGACAAAACCTTGGTGGACGTCCTGTCCCCGTTCAGCGAAGCACTCACCGCAGCCGTTCAGGGCGGAGCAACCCTGCAGGAAGCATGGGGCGCCGCTGCCACCATCGCCGAGCAATCCGCCGAAGCGACCGCCAACCTTCTGCCCCTTATGGGCCGCGCCCGCCCGCACGCCGAAAAGAGCCTCGGAACACCCGACGCCGGAGCCGTCTCCATGGCATTGATCGTCCGGGCCATCCACAACACTTTCGCGGAAACACAAACCGCAGGGAACACACCAGTTAAGGAGAACGCATGA